A window of the Sporosarcina sp. FSL K6-2383 genome harbors these coding sequences:
- a CDS encoding YggT family protein produces MAVSLIYNGVYWAFQIYTIALVIYILMSWVPSTRDTKFGQILAAIVEPYLSFFRKFIPPLGMIDISPIVALFALSLIRAGVISILNIVFF; encoded by the coding sequence ATGGCAGTTAGTTTGATTTATAATGGTGTATACTGGGCGTTTCAAATTTATACAATAGCGTTAGTTATTTATATTTTAATGTCATGGGTACCTTCTACGCGTGACACGAAATTTGGTCAAATTCTTGCGGCGATTGTAGAGCCATATTTGAGCTTTTTCAGGAAATTCATCCCGCCACTAGGGATGATTGATATTTCACCAATCGTTGCGTTGTTTGCGTTGAGCTTAATTCGTGCAGGTGTTATTTCAATATTGAATATTGTTTTCTTTTAA
- the sigE gene encoding RNA polymerase sporulation sigma factor SigE codes for MLHELKRWMSVIASFFKRKNGVYYIGGHESLPKPLTREEEAKAIHAFMEGDMNARDTLIEKNLRLVVYIARRFDNTNTHIEDLISIGAIGLIKAIETFKIDKNIKLATYASRCIENEILMHLRKTNRTRSEISFDEPLNSDADGNELLLSDILGTDEHIITDDVEKKIERQHMIEAIGTLDERERYIMECRFGLTGQVEMTQKEVAELLGISQSYISRLEKKIIMDLRERLNHSIV; via the coding sequence ATGTTGCATGAATTGAAGAGGTGGATGTCGGTAATTGCCAGCTTTTTTAAACGAAAAAACGGCGTATACTACATCGGAGGACATGAATCACTGCCGAAACCATTGACACGTGAGGAAGAAGCGAAGGCGATTCATGCTTTTATGGAGGGCGATATGAATGCGCGAGACACACTCATTGAAAAAAATCTTCGTCTCGTCGTATACATTGCTCGTCGTTTTGATAATACCAATACACATATCGAAGACCTCATTAGCATTGGGGCCATTGGACTTATCAAAGCGATTGAGACATTTAAAATTGATAAAAACATTAAATTAGCCACATACGCATCGCGCTGTATTGAAAATGAAATTCTCATGCATTTACGCAAAACAAATCGAACGCGATCAGAAATTTCTTTTGATGAACCGCTTAATTCAGATGCAGATGGCAATGAATTACTTCTTTCTGATATTCTCGGCACAGATGAGCATATTATTACCGATGATGTTGAAAAGAAAATTGAACGTCAGCATATGATTGAGGCGATTGGAACGCTTGACGAACGAGAGCGTTATATTATGGAATGTCGCTTTGGCTTAACGGGACAAGTGGAAATGACGCAAAAGGAAGTGGCGGAATTGCTCGGGATTTCCCAATCCTATATTTCACGGCTTGAAAAGAAAATTATTATGGATTTACGTGAACGATTAAATCATTCCATTGTGTGA
- the ileS gene encoding isoleucine--tRNA ligase produces the protein MEYKDTLLMPKTDFPMRGGLPTNEPKMQEKWEQMDIYKLVQERTAGRPYFILHDGPPYANGDLHMGHAMNKVLKDMIVRHKSMTGFHAPYVPGWDTHGLPIEQALVNKGVKRKEMSLAEFRKMCEDYALGQIDNQRSQFKRIGVRGDWDNPYITLKPAFEARQIKVFGDMAKKGYIYKGLKPVYWSPSSESALAEAEIEYQDKKSASIYVGFPVKDGLGVIDADVQFLIWTTTPWTIPANLGISVHPEFTYVIVKVGEEKFLIAKDLLTFVATEIGWEDYAVERELKGSELDRVVAKHPLYDRDSLVMLGDHVTAEAGTGCVHTAPGHGEDDFYISKAYGIDALSPIDDRGVMTDEAPGFAGLFYEDANKAITEALDKVGALKKLSFITHSYPHDWRTKKPVIYRATAQWFASIESFRTELLDAINNTKFTPAWGETRLYNMVRDRGDWCISRQRVWGVPIPVFYAENGEPIITDETIDHVAELFREHGSNIWFEREAKDLLPEGFTHEGSPNGEFTKETDIMDVWFDSGTTHQGVLVERDDLVYPADLYLEGSDQYRGWFNSSLTTSVAINGHAPYKGLLSHGFTLDKDGRKMSKSIGNVIVPAKVMNQLGADILRLWVSSVDYTADVRVSDSNFKQVSEVYRKIRNTLRFLHGNTSDFNPATDAVAFADMRPVDQFVYVKLQDLIKEVRAAYDNYEFATVYHAVNNFCTGELSSFYLDIAKDVVYIEGVDHPHRRAMQTVMYDTLMAMLKLLTPIVPHTTDEMWAYIEHKDEVSIQLTDMPEAQDLGEQAQALRERFATLMLVRDDVLKALEEARNSKVIGKSLEAKVTVAVPENLQGVFAAEDIDFAQFFIVSKFAEGDAANMPEGTLKLDTVSVLVEPADGEKCERCWTISETVGQDDTHATLCVRCADVVKKHYA, from the coding sequence ATGGAATACAAAGATACATTACTAATGCCGAAAACAGACTTCCCAATGCGTGGAGGTTTACCAACGAACGAGCCGAAAATGCAAGAGAAATGGGAACAGATGGACATCTACAAATTAGTACAAGAACGGACAGCAGGTCGCCCGTACTTTATCCTTCATGATGGACCTCCCTACGCAAACGGCGATCTTCATATGGGCCACGCAATGAACAAAGTACTCAAAGATATGATCGTCCGTCATAAATCAATGACAGGCTTCCACGCACCATACGTCCCAGGTTGGGATACACACGGACTGCCGATTGAACAGGCACTCGTGAACAAAGGTGTAAAAAGAAAAGAAATGTCACTAGCTGAATTCCGTAAAATGTGTGAGGACTATGCGCTTGGCCAGATTGATAACCAACGCAGTCAATTTAAACGCATCGGTGTCCGTGGAGATTGGGATAATCCATATATTACATTAAAACCTGCTTTTGAAGCACGTCAAATTAAAGTATTTGGCGATATGGCGAAAAAAGGCTATATCTATAAAGGCTTGAAGCCAGTTTACTGGTCACCTTCAAGTGAATCTGCACTTGCAGAAGCAGAAATTGAATATCAAGATAAAAAATCAGCATCTATCTATGTTGGTTTCCCTGTCAAAGACGGTTTAGGTGTCATTGATGCAGATGTTCAATTCTTAATCTGGACAACGACTCCGTGGACGATTCCTGCCAACCTTGGGATTTCCGTTCATCCGGAATTCACGTACGTTATTGTGAAAGTAGGAGAAGAAAAGTTCTTAATTGCCAAAGACTTGCTTACATTCGTAGCAACAGAAATTGGCTGGGAAGATTATGCGGTTGAACGTGAGTTGAAAGGTTCTGAGTTGGATCGCGTTGTTGCGAAACATCCATTGTATGATCGCGATTCACTCGTTATGTTAGGTGATCATGTTACAGCAGAAGCGGGTACTGGATGTGTCCACACGGCACCTGGTCACGGGGAAGATGACTTCTACATCTCGAAAGCTTACGGCATTGATGCATTATCGCCAATTGATGATCGTGGAGTGATGACAGACGAGGCACCTGGCTTTGCAGGACTATTTTATGAAGATGCGAATAAAGCAATTACAGAAGCGCTCGACAAAGTAGGCGCACTGAAGAAGTTATCATTCATCACACACTCGTATCCTCATGATTGGCGCACGAAAAAACCGGTTATTTACCGAGCGACGGCACAGTGGTTTGCTTCCATCGAATCATTCCGTACAGAACTGCTAGATGCGATCAACAATACGAAATTCACGCCGGCATGGGGTGAAACACGATTGTACAACATGGTACGTGATCGCGGCGACTGGTGTATTTCACGTCAACGTGTGTGGGGAGTTCCAATTCCTGTGTTCTACGCAGAAAATGGCGAGCCAATCATTACAGATGAAACGATTGATCATGTTGCAGAGCTATTCCGTGAGCATGGTTCAAATATTTGGTTTGAACGTGAAGCAAAAGATCTTCTACCAGAAGGATTCACACACGAAGGAAGTCCAAACGGGGAGTTTACAAAAGAAACGGACATTATGGACGTTTGGTTTGACTCAGGCACAACGCATCAAGGTGTGCTCGTCGAAAGAGATGACCTTGTTTACCCAGCTGATTTGTATTTAGAAGGATCTGACCAATACCGTGGATGGTTCAACTCATCCCTAACGACAAGTGTTGCGATTAATGGTCATGCACCTTACAAAGGCTTGCTAAGCCATGGTTTCACACTTGATAAAGACGGACGTAAAATGAGTAAATCGATTGGGAACGTTATCGTTCCGGCAAAAGTGATGAACCAGCTTGGAGCTGACATTCTTCGTCTATGGGTTTCTTCTGTTGATTACACGGCGGATGTGCGGGTTTCGGATTCGAACTTCAAGCAAGTTTCTGAAGTGTATCGGAAAATCCGTAACACACTGCGCTTCTTACATGGTAATACGTCTGACTTCAATCCTGCGACAGATGCGGTCGCATTCGCAGATATGCGTCCTGTTGACCAATTTGTCTATGTGAAATTACAGGATTTGATCAAAGAAGTACGCGCGGCATATGACAACTATGAATTTGCAACAGTTTACCATGCAGTGAATAACTTCTGTACGGGCGAATTGAGCTCGTTCTACTTGGATATTGCCAAAGACGTTGTCTATATCGAAGGTGTGGACCATCCACATCGTCGTGCGATGCAAACAGTCATGTACGATACATTGATGGCAATGTTGAAATTGTTGACACCAATCGTGCCACATACAACAGATGAAATGTGGGCTTATATCGAGCATAAGGATGAAGTGAGTATCCAGCTAACAGATATGCCAGAAGCACAGGATCTTGGAGAACAAGCGCAAGCATTGCGTGAACGTTTTGCAACACTAATGCTTGTTCGCGATGATGTCTTGAAAGCACTTGAGGAAGCACGTAATAGCAAAGTTATCGGTAAATCACTTGAAGCAAAAGTGACAGTTGCGGTTCCTGAAAACTTACAAGGTGTCTTTGCAGCAGAGGATATTGACTTTGCGCAATTCTTCATCGTATCGAAGTTTGCGGAAGGCGATGCTGCGAATATGCCTGAAGGAACATTGAAGCTAGACACAGTAAGCGTTCTTGTGGAACCAGCAGATGGTGAGAAATGTGAGCGTTGCTGGACAATTTCTGAAACGGTTGGTCAGGATGATACGCATGCAACATTATGTGTACGTTGTGCAGATGTTGTGAAAAAGCATTACGCGTAA
- a CDS encoding DivIVA domain-containing protein, which yields MALSPIDIHNKEFTSKFRGYDEDEVNEFLEQIMKDFENLLEENKTLKNSLKQSTEQVTHFNSIEQTLQKSILVAQEAAEDVRRNSMKESKLIVKEAEKNADRIVNEALTRARRISVEIEDLKKQSKVFRTRFKMLIEAQLDLIQSDDWDSLMEYEIDTERLEMVADNE from the coding sequence ATGGCTCTATCACCAATTGATATACATAATAAAGAATTCACTAGTAAATTCCGCGGCTATGATGAAGATGAGGTCAACGAGTTTCTAGAGCAAATCATGAAAGACTTTGAAAATCTTCTTGAAGAAAATAAAACGCTGAAAAATAGCTTGAAGCAATCGACTGAACAAGTTACTCATTTCAATTCAATTGAACAAACGCTACAAAAGTCTATCCTAGTTGCACAGGAGGCTGCAGAAGATGTGCGTCGTAACTCCATGAAAGAATCTAAGTTAATTGTGAAAGAAGCAGAAAAAAATGCAGATCGAATTGTCAATGAAGCACTCACACGTGCCCGTCGAATTTCGGTGGAAATTGAAGATTTGAAAAAGCAATCAAAAGTATTCCGTACTCGTTTCAAAATGCTGATTGAAGCACAGCTGGACTTGATTCAATCTGATGACTGGGATAGTCTAATGGAGTACGAAATTGATACAGAACGGTTAGAAATGGTAGCGGATAACGAGTAA
- the sigG gene encoding RNA polymerase sporulation sigma factor SigG has protein sequence MVRTRVEICGIDTSELPLLTNEVMKATFIRLQSGDHSAREELVIGNLRLVLSLVQRFAYRGEQADDLFQVGCIGLLKSIDNFDLKHNVRFSTYAVPMIVGEIKRHLRDHHSIRVSRSLRDIAYKAIRAKEQFINDNQKEPRISDLSDATGIPADDILFALDAIQDPMSLHEPINSDGGDPVYMMDQLQDKTVSEERWLTYVAVKETVSEMDERQQAILSKRFYLGQTQTEIAKELGISQAQISRLEKNAVKIIRDGMDQKI, from the coding sequence ATGGTGCGTACAAGAGTAGAAATATGCGGAATCGATACGTCCGAATTGCCATTACTCACGAATGAAGTGATGAAAGCAACGTTTATTAGGCTGCAAAGCGGCGATCATTCCGCAAGAGAAGAGCTAGTCATCGGTAATTTGCGACTTGTTCTTAGTTTAGTTCAACGTTTTGCGTATAGGGGAGAGCAAGCGGATGATTTATTTCAAGTCGGCTGCATTGGCTTACTAAAATCAATTGACAACTTCGACTTGAAACATAATGTGCGATTTTCAACGTATGCAGTGCCTATGATTGTCGGGGAGATTAAACGACATCTGCGTGATCATCATTCTATTCGAGTTTCGAGATCGTTACGCGACATTGCATATAAGGCAATCCGTGCGAAGGAACAGTTCATCAATGACAATCAGAAGGAACCTCGCATTTCTGATTTGTCGGACGCAACGGGAATCCCAGCGGATGATATTTTGTTTGCGCTCGATGCGATTCAAGATCCGATGTCACTCCATGAGCCAATTAATAGTGATGGCGGAGACCCCGTCTATATGATGGATCAGCTACAGGACAAAACGGTTTCAGAAGAACGCTGGTTGACGTATGTCGCTGTAAAAGAAACGGTATCTGAAATGGATGAGCGGCAACAGGCGATTCTTTCCAAACGCTTTTATTTAGGACAGACGCAGACGGAGATTGCCAAAGAGTTAGGAATTTCACAAGCCCAAATTTCGAGATTAGAAAAGAATGCAGTGAAAATTATTCGGGATGGCATGGATCAGAAAATATAA
- a CDS encoding cell division protein SepF — protein sequence MSIKNKFEKWFYLDDEEETGQEQQRQEEPRASQEPPQQRKAQPRRQKQPMGEAQQAATVVSLQSVQKSSKVILIEPRVYAEAQDISEHLKNKRAVVVNLQRIERDQGIRIVDFLSGTVYALSGDIQRIGTDIFLCTPENVEVAGAISDYFER from the coding sequence ATGAGTATCAAGAATAAATTTGAAAAATGGTTTTATTTAGATGATGAGGAAGAGACTGGTCAAGAACAACAACGTCAAGAAGAGCCACGTGCTTCCCAAGAACCACCACAGCAGCGTAAGGCGCAACCAAGAAGACAGAAACAGCCGATGGGCGAAGCACAACAAGCTGCAACAGTCGTCAGCCTGCAAAGTGTTCAAAAATCGTCTAAAGTGATACTTATCGAACCGCGTGTTTATGCGGAAGCGCAAGATATTTCAGAGCACTTGAAAAATAAAAGGGCAGTCGTTGTCAACCTACAGCGAATTGAGCGTGACCAAGGGATTCGTATTGTAGATTTCCTTAGTGGAACGGTTTATGCGCTAAGTGGTGACATTCAACGCATTGGAACGGATATTTTCCTTTGCACGCCTGAAAATGTAGAAGTAGCGGGTGCAATATCCGATTACTTTGAACGATAG
- a CDS encoding YggS family pyridoxal phosphate-dependent enzyme, with amino-acid sequence MSSLQQRIEKIEFDIQDACDRTGRERSEITVVAVTKEVSATRASDVIEAGFSNLGENRPEVLLEKQETIQNGATWHFIGNVQSRKVKDVINRIDYLHSVDRINVVKEVQKRADQPVDCFIQVNVSGEETKSGVTPAELPNFIEQVGAYDKIRVIGLMTMAPFTEDMDRVRAVFRSLRELRDGIAAQGLPFAPCTQLSMGMSNDFIIAIEEGATHVRIGTALVGAESGEDA; translated from the coding sequence GTGAGTAGTTTACAACAGCGAATCGAAAAAATTGAATTTGATATACAGGACGCTTGTGATCGAACGGGCCGAGAGCGCTCAGAAATTACAGTCGTTGCCGTGACGAAAGAAGTGTCAGCGACAAGAGCATCCGATGTGATTGAAGCGGGTTTTTCCAATCTTGGTGAAAACCGCCCTGAAGTTCTTCTTGAAAAGCAGGAAACGATTCAAAACGGAGCAACTTGGCATTTCATCGGAAATGTTCAAAGCCGAAAAGTGAAAGATGTTATCAATCGCATCGACTACTTACATTCTGTAGATCGAATAAACGTCGTGAAAGAAGTTCAAAAGCGCGCAGATCAACCTGTTGATTGTTTCATCCAAGTGAATGTATCAGGTGAAGAGACTAAATCGGGCGTTACGCCAGCCGAGCTACCTAATTTCATCGAACAGGTAGGAGCTTACGATAAAATCCGTGTCATTGGTTTAATGACAATGGCTCCATTCACGGAGGATATGGATAGAGTCCGTGCTGTTTTCCGTTCGTTGCGGGAGCTTCGTGACGGAATAGCGGCTCAAGGATTGCCATTTGCACCGTGTACACAATTGTCTATGGGAATGTCCAATGATTTCATAATCGCAATCGAGGAAGGTGCAACTCATGTCAGAATCGGGACTGCACTTGTCGGAGCAGAAAGCGGGGAGGACGCATGA
- a CDS encoding sigma-E processing peptidase SpoIIGA translates to MYGEIIIGVNMLFNYAILSFANKVGNAHATRRRLLLASFVGALPVTIFSSSAVAVVLSFIGMTYCAFGKAFEPWKKSATMVLIGAVFAGGLLTAFHFRIPTINSSLNVLSYAVVAYVALYFMKKKWLDVRTARHVSELKSSSVLQIWEKSIPMDVFIDSGNSCTEPLSGAPVHFVALKAVEEYMPDDLKEPLLTWDGTPSLSEFPEDYQKSLRLIRLLTIQGRSWAVGLKFEQWTIGAGNPLQHGYIVLTKNDRRYPDGAQAILHVSAMESLKGGTVHVA, encoded by the coding sequence ATGTACGGGGAAATCATTATTGGCGTGAATATGCTGTTCAATTATGCCATCCTGTCATTTGCGAACAAAGTAGGTAACGCTCATGCGACTCGAAGACGTCTCCTGCTCGCTTCCTTTGTAGGTGCACTACCTGTCACCATTTTTTCGTCATCCGCTGTCGCTGTTGTTCTGTCTTTTATCGGCATGACCTATTGTGCTTTTGGCAAGGCTTTTGAACCGTGGAAGAAATCTGCAACGATGGTGTTGATTGGCGCGGTATTTGCTGGAGGGTTATTAACGGCATTCCACTTCCGCATTCCGACAATCAATTCATCGCTTAACGTCCTGAGTTATGCGGTTGTGGCGTATGTTGCCCTCTATTTCATGAAAAAGAAATGGCTGGATGTGAGGACAGCTCGTCATGTATCAGAACTTAAATCGTCGTCTGTTCTCCAGATTTGGGAGAAGAGTATTCCGATGGATGTATTCATCGATTCTGGTAATAGCTGCACAGAACCGTTGTCGGGCGCACCCGTCCATTTTGTAGCGTTGAAGGCAGTGGAAGAGTATATGCCTGATGATTTAAAGGAGCCACTGCTTACTTGGGATGGCACTCCCTCGTTATCGGAGTTTCCAGAGGATTATCAAAAATCGCTGCGGTTGATACGATTACTGACAATTCAAGGACGGTCATGGGCAGTAGGCTTAAAATTTGAACAATGGACAATTGGAGCCGGCAATCCGCTACAACATGGTTATATCGTGCTGACCAAAAATGATCGTCGCTATCCTGACGGTGCACAAGCCATTTTACACGTATCTGCAATGGAATCATTAAAAGGGGGAACTGTACATGTTGCATGA
- a CDS encoding YlmC/YmxH family sporulation protein, with the protein MRFSEIQKKEVIDATKGSFLGFVQDATIDSKNGKVESLHVGGGERNLFFEAKDKDTKKVRLEDIMTIGKDIVLVGKKDDKK; encoded by the coding sequence ATGAGGTTTTCGGAAATTCAGAAAAAAGAAGTTATTGATGCAACAAAAGGTTCATTCCTTGGATTTGTTCAGGATGCAACGATTGATAGTAAGAATGGCAAAGTGGAGTCATTGCATGTTGGTGGCGGAGAAAGGAATCTTTTCTTTGAGGCTAAAGATAAGGACACGAAAAAAGTTCGTCTTGAAGACATTATGACAATCGGAAAAGATATTGTTTTAGTTGGTAAAAAAGACGACAAAAAATGA
- the ftsA gene encoding cell division protein FtsA, protein MSQSELYVSLDIGSSTVKVLIGEVDGGTLHVIGVGNVQSAGIRKGTIIDIDATVQSIRKAVDQAERMIGMQIREVILGIPANGILLQDVKGVVAVNSENREITDDDLERVMKSAQVMSVPPEREIVNIIPKQFIVDDYDEITDPRGMIGVRLEMDGTLITTSKTLVHNILRCVERAGLVIREIYLQPLAAGTFALTDDEKNHGTAFIDIGGGSTTIAIFGENRFMATAVIPVGGDHITKDLSIILKTPTEQARKIKHQYGHAFSDDASDDELFEVPVIGADSKDQYSQRYISEIIGVRLEELFELILDEFYRMGIRDLPGGVVLTGGITKLDGILQLARHVLKTRVRIHTPEYIGVREPMYSTAVGLIRYAHMQDAYFGHESASETVTAIDHHAPASSNKNKPVESNKEKKPGILDKAKKVFDNFFE, encoded by the coding sequence TTGAGCCAATCAGAATTATATGTATCACTTGATATAGGTTCTTCAACAGTTAAAGTGTTAATAGGTGAAGTGGATGGTGGGACCCTACATGTCATTGGGGTAGGCAATGTCCAATCTGCCGGAATCCGCAAAGGGACAATTATTGATATTGATGCAACCGTTCAATCTATCCGAAAAGCGGTTGACCAAGCAGAACGAATGATTGGAATGCAAATTCGCGAAGTCATTCTCGGTATTCCTGCAAATGGTATTTTATTGCAGGATGTCAAAGGTGTTGTAGCTGTTAACTCGGAAAATCGGGAAATTACAGACGATGATTTGGAACGAGTGATGAAATCGGCGCAAGTGATGTCCGTCCCGCCAGAACGAGAAATTGTTAATATTATTCCGAAGCAGTTTATTGTTGATGACTATGATGAAATTACAGATCCCCGTGGAATGATTGGTGTACGTCTTGAAATGGATGGTACACTAATTACGACATCCAAAACGCTTGTTCATAATATATTGCGCTGTGTCGAGCGTGCGGGTCTTGTCATTCGTGAAATTTACTTACAACCGTTAGCCGCAGGTACATTTGCATTGACGGATGATGAGAAAAATCATGGAACTGCCTTTATTGATATCGGTGGAGGTTCTACAACAATTGCGATATTCGGAGAAAATCGGTTTATGGCAACGGCGGTTATCCCAGTAGGCGGTGACCATATTACGAAAGATTTATCGATTATTTTAAAAACACCAACTGAACAAGCAAGAAAGATTAAGCATCAATACGGTCACGCCTTTTCGGATGATGCTTCCGATGATGAGTTATTTGAAGTACCTGTCATTGGGGCAGATTCAAAAGATCAATATAGCCAACGATACATATCGGAAATTATTGGTGTCCGACTGGAAGAGCTCTTTGAACTCATTTTGGACGAGTTTTATCGCATGGGCATACGTGACTTACCAGGAGGTGTCGTACTAACTGGTGGAATTACGAAGCTTGATGGTATTTTACAGCTTGCTAGACATGTGTTGAAAACGAGAGTTCGTATTCATACACCAGAATATATCGGTGTAAGAGAGCCGATGTATTCGACGGCAGTAGGGCTGATACGTTATGCACATATGCAAGATGCCTATTTTGGTCATGAATCGGCTTCGGAGACGGTGACAGCGATAGATCATCATGCACCTGCTTCGAGTAACAAGAACAAGCCGGTGGAAAGTAATAAGGAAAAGAAGCCAGGCATTTTGGATAAGGCTAAGAAAGTTTTCGACAATTTCTTTGAATAA
- the ftsZ gene encoding cell division protein FtsZ, with protein sequence MLEFDTNVDALAVIKVIGVGGGGNNAVNRMIEHGVRGVEFIAVNTDAQALNLSSAEVKLQIGGKLTRGLGAGANPEVGKKAAEESKEQLEEALRGADMVFVTAGMGGGTGTGAAPVIAQIAKDLGALTVGVVTRPFTFEGRKRSTQAIGGITAMKESVDTLIVIPNDKLLEIVDKNTPMLEAFREADNVLRQGVQGISDLIAVPGLINLDFADVKTIMSNKGSALMGIGMATGENRAAEAAKKAISSPLLETSIDGAKGVLMNITGGSNLSLFEVQEAADIVASASDEDVNMIFGSVINDDLKDEIIVTVIATGFNEAQLTQARPARSAGFGAGRQQPAEQPATAQQPLVRERREEAAPFQQQEPTRQQQGSQQDDTLDIPTFLRNRRR encoded by the coding sequence ATGCTAGAATTTGATACAAATGTCGACGCACTTGCGGTTATCAAGGTAATCGGAGTTGGCGGCGGTGGCAATAATGCTGTAAATCGAATGATTGAACATGGTGTACGAGGTGTGGAATTCATAGCAGTGAACACGGATGCACAAGCTCTCAACCTATCAAGTGCGGAAGTAAAATTACAAATAGGTGGTAAACTAACACGCGGGCTTGGAGCAGGTGCAAATCCAGAGGTTGGTAAAAAGGCTGCTGAAGAAAGTAAGGAACAGCTAGAAGAAGCGCTACGCGGTGCAGATATGGTATTTGTCACGGCTGGTATGGGCGGTGGAACAGGGACAGGTGCTGCACCTGTTATTGCACAAATTGCGAAGGATCTTGGCGCACTGACAGTGGGTGTTGTTACAAGACCGTTTACATTTGAAGGGCGCAAGCGTTCCACTCAAGCAATCGGTGGTATTACTGCAATGAAGGAATCTGTCGATACGCTTATCGTGATTCCGAATGATAAATTACTAGAAATTGTTGATAAGAATACACCGATGCTTGAAGCATTCCGCGAAGCGGATAATGTTCTACGTCAAGGGGTACAAGGGATTTCAGATTTGATCGCTGTACCGGGGCTTATTAACCTCGACTTTGCGGATGTGAAGACAATTATGTCCAATAAAGGCTCAGCATTAATGGGAATTGGGATGGCAACTGGTGAAAACCGGGCGGCAGAAGCAGCAAAGAAAGCTATTTCAAGCCCATTACTTGAAACGTCTATCGACGGTGCAAAAGGTGTTTTGATGAATATTACGGGTGGTTCAAACTTGAGTCTATTCGAAGTTCAGGAAGCCGCAGACATTGTAGCCTCTGCATCAGATGAAGATGTCAATATGATCTTCGGTTCTGTCATCAATGATGATTTGAAAGATGAAATTATCGTTACAGTTATTGCAACAGGATTTAACGAAGCGCAACTTACACAAGCACGACCTGCAAGGAGTGCAGGCTTTGGTGCAGGCCGTCAACAGCCTGCTGAACAGCCAGCAACAGCACAACAGCCGCTTGTACGTGAGCGCAGGGAGGAAGCGGCGCCGTTTCAGCAACAGGAACCAACGCGCCAGCAACAGGGCAGTCAGCAGGATGACACGCTCGACATCCCAACATTTTTACGCAATCGTCGTCGATAA
- a CDS encoding RNA-binding protein codes for METILQHFRKDEQPFIEMAIGWIREVEDSYAPKLTGFLDPRQRFIVESLARNSMLLVGSYGAFAEAERLRILIYPDYYVSETDDYQIAMFNVKYASKFLQLEHKDILGSMMSLGIDRSKFGDIRVGEEEVQFAVADELKDYMTANFVSIGKAKVTVEESNSPEDWIASTDSWTEEMHIVSSLRLDTVIAALANVSRQKAASLIHGDKVKVNWAVRDQPAFELQELDMLSVRGFGRFKVMAIEGRTRKDKIRLVVGKLE; via the coding sequence ATGGAAACCATATTACAACATTTTCGTAAAGATGAGCAGCCGTTCATTGAGATGGCAATTGGTTGGATTCGCGAAGTCGAGGATAGTTATGCCCCTAAATTGACGGGGTTTCTTGATCCGAGACAGCGGTTTATTGTTGAATCATTAGCACGTAATTCGATGCTATTGGTTGGTTCATACGGGGCATTTGCCGAGGCGGAGCGACTGCGGATTTTGATCTATCCAGATTATTATGTGTCCGAAACGGATGATTATCAAATTGCCATGTTCAATGTGAAATACGCTTCGAAATTTTTGCAGCTGGAGCATAAAGATATTCTGGGATCTATGATGTCACTTGGGATTGATCGTTCAAAATTTGGCGATATCCGTGTAGGTGAGGAAGAAGTACAATTTGCAGTTGCTGATGAGCTGAAGGATTATATGACGGCTAATTTTGTTTCGATCGGCAAAGCAAAAGTAACAGTTGAAGAAAGTAATAGTCCGGAGGATTGGATAGCTTCGACAGATAGCTGGACGGAAGAAATGCATATTGTCAGTTCTTTGCGACTTGATACGGTTATTGCGGCGCTGGCAAATGTCTCAAGACAAAAGGCAGCATCGCTTATTCATGGGGACAAAGTAAAAGTGAATTGGGCAGTTCGGGATCAGCCTGCGTTTGAACTGCAAGAGTTGGACATGTTATCTGTTAGAGGTTTCGGTAGATTTAAAGTGATGGCGATTGAAGGAAGAACACGAAAAGATAAAATTCGGCTCGTCGTTGGAAAGTTAGAATGA